One region of Streptomyces leeuwenhoekii genomic DNA includes:
- a CDS encoding alpha-amylase, with amino-acid sequence MARRTLLSGALALATAALVMNPSAAQASPPGSKDVTAVLFEWNFASVARECTNTLGPAGYGYVQVSPPAEHIQGAQWWTSYQPVSYKIAGRLGDRAAFQNMVNTCHAAGVKVVVDAVVNHMSAGSGTGTGGSSYTKYNYPGLYSSYDFDNCTAQITNYQDRGNVQNCELVGLADLDTGEEYVRKTVAGYLNDLLSLGVDGFRIDAAKHIPAADLANIKSRLTNPSVYWKQEVIHGAGEAVQPAEYTGNGDVQEFRYAYDLKRVFNSENLAYLKNYGEGWGYLGSGSAGVFVDNHDTERNGSTLSYKDNANYTLANVFMLAWPYGAPDINSGYEFSDHDAGPPNGGRMNACWQDGWKCQHAWPEIKSMVAFRNATRGEAVTNWWDNGGDAIAFGRGAKGFVAINHESGPLTRTYQTSLPAGTYCNVQNNTTVTVNGSGQLTATLGGNTALAVYAGRSGC; translated from the coding sequence ATGGCACGCAGAACCCTCCTCTCCGGCGCCCTCGCCCTCGCGACCGCCGCCCTTGTCATGAACCCGTCCGCCGCACAGGCGTCCCCGCCGGGATCCAAGGACGTCACCGCCGTCCTCTTCGAGTGGAACTTCGCCTCCGTCGCACGGGAGTGCACCAACACCCTCGGCCCGGCCGGCTACGGCTACGTCCAGGTCTCCCCGCCCGCCGAGCACATACAGGGCGCCCAGTGGTGGACCTCGTACCAGCCCGTCAGCTACAAGATCGCCGGACGGCTCGGCGACCGCGCGGCCTTCCAGAACATGGTGAACACCTGCCACGCGGCCGGCGTGAAGGTGGTCGTCGACGCGGTGGTCAACCACATGTCGGCGGGCAGCGGCACCGGCACCGGCGGGTCGTCGTACACCAAGTACAACTACCCCGGGCTGTACTCCTCCTACGACTTCGACAACTGCACCGCGCAGATCACCAACTACCAGGACCGCGGCAACGTCCAGAACTGCGAGCTGGTAGGCCTCGCCGACCTCGACACCGGCGAGGAGTACGTCCGCAAGACCGTCGCCGGGTACCTGAACGACCTGCTCTCGCTCGGCGTCGACGGCTTCCGCATCGACGCCGCCAAGCACATCCCGGCCGCCGACCTGGCGAACATCAAGTCCCGCCTGACCAACCCGTCCGTCTACTGGAAGCAGGAGGTCATCCACGGCGCCGGGGAGGCCGTCCAGCCGGCCGAGTACACCGGCAACGGCGACGTCCAGGAGTTCCGCTACGCCTATGACCTCAAGCGCGTGTTCAACAGCGAGAACCTCGCCTACCTCAAGAACTACGGCGAGGGCTGGGGCTACCTGGGCAGCGGCTCGGCCGGTGTCTTCGTCGACAACCACGACACCGAGCGCAACGGCTCCACGCTCAGCTACAAGGACAACGCGAACTACACCCTGGCCAACGTCTTCATGCTGGCCTGGCCGTACGGGGCACCCGACATCAACTCCGGCTACGAGTTCTCCGACCACGACGCCGGGCCGCCCAACGGCGGACGGATGAACGCCTGCTGGCAGGACGGCTGGAAGTGCCAGCACGCCTGGCCGGAGATCAAGTCGATGGTCGCCTTCCGCAACGCCACCCGGGGCGAGGCGGTCACCAACTGGTGGGACAACGGCGGCGACGCGATCGCCTTCGGGCGGGGCGCGAAGGGCTTCGTGGCCATCAACCACGAGTCCGGCCCGCTGACCCGCACCTACCAGACGTCGCTGCCCGCCGGGAC